GCGGACGCTTGGCGCTGAAGCACTGGAGCCCCATCGCATCAAGTATAAAAAGATGGCGTAAGGCCCAACCCGTATTTTATCTTCGCAAAGCTTATCCATCAGGTCAGCTTTTCTGGCCTGATGAAGCAACGCGATACGGTGCTGATAGCAACAGGCCCGCCATAATGGCGGGCCTGTTTTAGTCACGATGCCTGACTGGTTCGTCAGCGCATCAGAAGGTTTCCCAGTTATGCTCGCTGTTATTATCACGACGCCCGGCGCTTATTGCCGCAACAGGTCGCAGCGGCGTCTTATCCGATGGTAATGCCGCTTTTGCCGATACCCGTTCCTGATGGTGATTCAGTCTAAACACCGCCACCGCCTGCGTCAGCCTTTCAGCCTGAGACTCCAGTGATAACGCAGCCGCAGATGCTTCCTGCACCAACGCCGCATTCTGCTGTGTCGTACCTTCCATTTCCAGCACAGCCTGATTTACCTGACCAATCCCACGGCTCTGCTCATCAGAAGCGGAAGCAATTTCTCCCATGATATCCGTAACACTGACGACTGCCTTCACAATCTCTTCCATGGTAGACCCGGCTTTGGCAACCAGATCTGAACCGGTTTCCACCAGCCGGCCCGACTCACCAATTAACGACTCTATCTCTTTTGCTGCCTGAGCACTGCGCTGCGCCAGACTACGCACTTCCCCTGCTACCACCGCAAAGCCACGGCCTTGCTCACCGGCACGGGCCGCTTCAACCGCAGCATTCAGTGCCAGAATGTTAGTCTGAAACGCAATACTGTTGATAACACTGGTAATTTCGGAAATTTTCTTTGAGCTGGATGAGATTTCATTCATTGTGCTGACGACATCCTGCACAATACTTCCTCCCTGCTCCGCTTTATTTGATGCGTTACGCGCCAGTTGGCTAGCATGGTTAGCGTTATCAGAGTTCTGTTTCACCGTTGAGGTCAACTGCTCCATACTGGCAGCCGTCTGCTCCAGCGCAGCCGCCTGCTGCTCAGTACGGGAAGAGAGGTCAACGTTACCCGCGCTGATTTCGGATGCGCCTTGATAGATAGAGTCAGCCCCTTCGCGCACCACCGTGACTGTATTCGTCAGTGAGGCCTGCATCTGTTGCAGATTTTCACCCAGAATACCGATTTCATTACGCCCCAGATTTTCGGCCGGGTGTGTCAAGTCGCCCTGGGCGATACGCTGGATGCGCGTGATCAACACGTTGATCGGCACCAGAATCGCTTTACGAATGATAAGGTAGCTTATTACCGCCAGCAGGATAGCCAGAGCAAATGAGATGCCCATCAGGATATTGCCCAGACGAGAGTTTGACGCAGCCTGCGCATTGATGCTGCTGGCGTGATCTGTCAGGTATTTCACTTCTTTTCGTACCTGAATGGCATAGCTGGTATCTAACTGGCGAGCCTGCGTGGTTTCCAGTTCAATGGTACTTTCGAACTCGCCATTACGCACAAAGCCAACCATCGGCATCATGACCTTATCGCGGTAAGCAACATAATTGGACGTCAAATCAGCATCAAATGATTTTTCCTCGTCGGATTTATCAGTCCTTGCCATATAATCATCAAAACGCTTCTGAGAGCTCTTGATACGCTCCACCCCTTCATTGAGGGCTTTTGTATACGAGTCCTGATCACCCACTCTCGCCGCAGCCGCAGCCTGCACCAGTAACTGACGGGAAACACGAAAGTTATCCATACTGCTACTGATGCCCGCACGCATATCCGATACCAGATTCGCTCTATCCAGCGATGCATTACTCTGTTTAAGGAAATAGCTGGCTGTGCCAATTGAGAGCGCAAACAGAACCAGAATAATGGTTAGCAATGTAATAAAGAGCGTCACAAGACGAATATTGTTTATCGAAGAGATAGTCCCTTTTTGGTTTACCATTCTGATTTCTCACTTTCACCACAAGATGCTAATCGCTTCCGCCACAAACCGCAGCAGAAGCACGTATATCTGTCATGTTTCACGTTGCCAGAGTGTGGTTTCGGAGAACTGGCTGATGGCGTCAATCCTGCCGCACAAACCACAGTCACCGCATTGGGCAACGAGAATGAATGTCGTATCGATGGCGTTGCGCCATACCTGATTTCCTGAGAAAGCGTGAAAACTCTGATGCCAATATCACTATCAATGGTTAGAAATACCGCAGCTCACGCCAAACAAGAAAAACAAAACGATATTTTAATTTAATTATCGCTTCGTTTCTTTAAAAAAGAAAAGGTGTTATGACTTTATCACGCCCGTTAGATAAGTGGACAGCACAAATCATCGGGTTCCCTGTGTGCGATCTCATTCTGGACATTAAAATAATGTAATTGCCAAACGTAACCGTAATCATTGTCATAAAACATAATACTGCCTCACCAGGCGAGGTGATTATGCTGATTTTTTTGGCGTATCGACGCAGGCTGAAAGGGAAAAGCATGCACCTTGCCTTAACATTTTCAGGGGGCAGTCACGAGAACCGGCTGTTTTGTGGTAATGCCGCGTTTTCGCCTGTAACGAGAACGCTCAGGATGCACTTATCCGTCGCGATGTAAACCACAGGCAGTAAAAAGCCAGCCGTTATTGGCTGGCTTTTTCAGTTCTCATCGGATACCCAATGAAAACAACACGGGCTGATTAATACAGCAGGCGCGCACGGATGGTGCCGGGAATGGATTTCATCAGTTGCAACGCACTGTCTGCACCATCGGTTTCCACATCAATCACCACATAGCCAATTTCCGGGCTGGTTTGCAGGTACTGAGCGGCAATGTTCACTCCCAGATCGGCAAAAATGTGGTTGATTTGCGTCATGATACCGGGACGGTTTTCATGGATATGCAGGAGACGGCTGGCGCGATCGCCATGTGCCGGCAACGAGACTTCCGGAAAGTTGACGGCTGACAAGGTAGAACCGTTATCAGAGTATTTCGCCAGTTTTCCAGCCACTTCATCACCGATATTCACCTGAGCTTCTTCGGTAGAACCACCGATATGCGGCGTCAGAATGACGTTATCAAACTCACACAACGGTGACTGGAATGGGTCGCTGTTGGTTGCAGGCTCTTGCGGGAACACATCAATCGCCGCGCCGGAAAGGTGTTTACTGGCCAGAGCTTCGCTCAATGCCGGGATATCGACCACCGTGCCGCGGGATGCATTGATAAGGATGGAACCGGGCTTCATCAATGCCAGTTCGTTGGCACCTATCATGTTCTGCGTACTGTCCGTTTCCGGCACATGCAGGCTCACCACATCGCTCATATTCAGCAAATCAGACAGGTGGCGCACCTGTTGGGCATTCCCCAATGGCAGCTTGCTTTCGATGTCATAGAAATACACATGCATCCCGAGGCTTTCAGCCAGAATGCCTAATTGTGTACCGATATGGCCGTAACCAATGATGCCAAGCTTTTTACCACGCGCTTCAAAACAGCCTACGGCTTGTTTGTGCCATACACCACGATGAGCCTTGGCATTAGCCGCAGGCACACCACGCAGCAGCAACAGCAATTCACCGATAACCAACTCAGCAACGGAACGGGTATTGGAAAAAGGCGCGTTAAAAACCGGAATACCGCGCTTGGTCGCGGCCGACAACTCAACCTGGTTAGTCCCGATACAAAAACACCCCACAGCAACCAGCTTCTCTGCCGCAGCGAAAATCTCTTCCGTCAGATGGGTACGTGAGCGAATCCCCACAAAATGCGCATCGCGAATCGATGCTTTGAGCGCTTCAGGATCCAGCGCGCCTTTGTGATATTCAATATTGGTGTAACCCGCCGCACGCAGATTTTCCAGTGCATTCGGGTGAACCCCTTCCAGCAGCAGGAACTTAATCTTGTCTTTTTCCAATGATACCTTTGCCATTTCCCGACCTTATTTTCAGACTTCAGATGTGACGGTTCGAAAACCAGTCTGTGCAAACATAACAAAAAATACGCAAGCGGCAATACAAACGATTGCCTGCCCCTCTCCCACTACGGCCTGATGGTGGCCGCTTAATGGCGAAAAATACTGCCAACCTTTCAGTGAGCCATACAGGAATGATACGAAATAAGAAAATCTAATATTAAGTACCAAAATTGAGCCGTTATGCAAAGCTGGATTTTTTAGATAAAAAAATCCAGCCGCTGCAAACAGGGGCCGGATTGAGGCGCGCAACGCAGGCAGGCTTCCTGACCTGCGATTTATTTTAGCCGGACGGTTTTCACCCCATCAGCTGTTCCAACCAGCGCCACATCCGCACCGCGATTCGCAAACAGCCCAACGGTCACCACACCGGCGATACCATTGATATGGTCCTCCATCGAAACAGCATTGGATAGATCCATATTGTGCACATCGAGAATAATATTGCCGTTATCAGTCAACACGCCCTCACGATACACCGGTTGCCCTCCGAGTTTAACCAGCTCTCGAGCGACATACGCACGCGCCATAGGAATTACTTCCACCGGTAATGGGAAACGCCCCAGCACATCCACCTGTTTGGACGCATCAACAATGCAGATAAACTGACGCGCTATCGCGGCGATAATTTTTTCACGCGTCAGCGCGGCACCGCCACCTTTGATCATCTGCATATGCGGGTTTATCTCATCAGCGCCATCCACATACACATCCAGCACATCTACGGCATTACAGTCAAATACCTGAATACCAAGACTTTTGAGTTTGGCGGTAGACGCATCCGAACTGGAAACTGCCCCCTCAATCTGATGCTTGATGGATCCCAGCGCATCAATAAAGTGCGCGGCGGTGGAGCCTGTTCCTACGCCAACAATGGTGCCGGGGCGAACAAAATCGAGAGCGGCCCAGCCAACGGCTTTTTTCAGTTCATCCTGCGTCATAGTGTGTTTATGCCTGTGGGTAAATAGCGACGAAAACGTGTGCGTATTATAAGACATGGTCGCCCCAAAAGGAGGCTTTTGTCGGTAGCGGGTGGGAATATTTCGGTGCAAATACGCCAAATAATGTGATTTTTTCGGCGATGCCTCACAAAAATGTGGCATATTGCCAAAATGGTTTTTACGCAAAGGAATCTTCATCTCCATGAAACGCCCGGACTATCGCACGCTTCAGGCGCTGGACGCCGTGATCCGTGAGCGCGGTTTTGAACGTGCCGCACAAAAACTTTGTATTACGCAGTCCGCCGTCTCGCAGCGTATCAAACAGTTGGAGAACCTGTTCGGCCAGCCACTGTTGGTAAGAACCATTCCACCACGCCCTACTGAGCAAGGCCAAAAACTGCTGGCACTGCTACATCAGGTGGAGTTGCTGGAAGAAGAATGGCTGGGTAATGAAAGCAGTAATGAAACGCCGCTGTTGCTGTCACTGGCAGTGAATGCCGACAGCCTTGCCACCTGGTTATTGCCCGCATTACAACCGGTACTGGTGGATTCACCTATCCGTTTGAATTTACAGGTAGAAGATGAAACCCGCACTCAGGAACGTCTGCGTCGCGGCGAAGTGGTTGGCGCAGTGAGTATTCAGCCCCAGCCGCTGCCGAGCTGTCTGGTTGATAAACTGGGCGCACTCGACTACCTGTTCGTGGCCTCGCCCAATTTTGCCAACCGCTATTTCCCGAACGGGGTGACCCGTTCTGCACTGCTGCGCGCACCGGCTGTCGCTTTTGATCATCTTGATGATATGCATCAGGCGTTTTTGCAGCAGAACTTTGATTTGCCGCCAGGCAGTGTGCCTTGCCATATCGTCAATTCGTCTGAGGCCTTTGTGCAGCTCGCCCGCCAGGGTACTACCTGCTGCATGATCCCCCATCTGCAAATCGAAAAAGAACTCGCCAATGGTGAGCTTATCGACCTGACTCCGGGGTTATTCCAGCGACGGATGCTGTACTGGCACCGCTTCGCACCAGAAAGCAGAATGATGCGACAGGTAACGGATGCGTTGCTCAGTCACGGACGTCAGGTTCTTCGCCAATCCTAACGTGAGCGCCCCTCTGCCAGTGGCAGCGGGGCACGGCCGATTATCACGGGGTACGTTGTAATTCAAACACCACGTCGACCTGATCATCGAAATGGATAGCCTGTTGCTCATAGGTTTGCGACACCTCCGCGGGTGCTGCCCGGTCAGCGGCTTTAAACATGCGCGCAACCGGCATCGGCTGATAGTTGGCAACATGATAGCGGATGCTATAAATCGGCCCTAAGGTCGTGCTAAACCCGTTCGCCAGCGACTGTGCCTGCTGAGTCGCCTGCTCTATCGCCTTTTTCCTTGCCTGGTCACGGTAAACCTCTGGATTAGAGACCCCCAGTTCAACCGTATGAATTTCATTCAGGCCGCTTTTTAACGCCCCATCAAGCAGCTCATTAAGCTTATCCAGTTGGCGCACCGTCACCGCTACCTGACGCACGGCACGATACCCTTTCAGCGCTGCACTGCCATTCTTCAAATAGTCATACTCTGGTTGTGTACGCAGGTTAGCCGCATTGATGTCTTTTTTATCAATACCGCTTTTATCCAGAAAGGTGAAATATTGAGCAACCCGTTCATCCACCTGCTTTTTAGCATCAGCAGCATCTTTGGACGACACACTGACTTCAATTACCAGTTGGGCAACATCGGGTATCGCCTCGACACTGGCCGTACCTGAGGTGACGATATGTGGCCCGTTAGGTAATTCATAACTCGCCAGCACCGGTGCTGACGCCAGTCCCAGCCCGAGCAGGGCTGTCCATGCCAGAACATTCAGCTTCACGTTATCCCCTTTACCTGTGATTGAGAGACATAACCTAACCGGGTCAGGCTACTCTCAATATCGGTAAATCAGTATAGGCGAATATCCGAGAATGGCAGCTTCGTCATGCCCTTGGCTGGTGCCATCTGGTATATCACCGTCAGACTGAGGGCATGAAACCCAGCTCACGGGAGATGTTCTGCGCCGTTTCACGCAACGGTGTCACCAGCGCGGCCATTCCAATCTGCTGTAAGCGTGCCATCGACAACGAAATGGAAACGGCATAGGCCACGCGTTGCTGAATATCAAACACCGGTGCGGAAATACACGATACGCCCAGCTCGTTCTCTTCCCTGTCCATTGCCAGACCATGGTGCCGAATTTCCGCCAGTTCCTGCTCCATTCTGTCCAGTTCAATAATGGTATTGGTCGTCAGCGGGCGAATCAGGTGATGGTGAGTACGCCAGTATTCTCCGGGGTAATCTGCGGCACCATAAGCCATAAAGATCTTTCCCATCGCCGAACTGTGTAACGGCATATGCTGACCAATATAGGCACGGGTACGCATCATGCCCGTCGTGGGTTCCAGCTTATAGATTAAGATGGCGTGATCATCTTCACGCGTTGAAAAATTGACGGTTTCCCCCACTCTCAGGTTCAATTCCTCGAGGTGTGGAGCGGCAACATGCAGCACATTGAGTGATGAAAGCGCCTTTTGACCAACAGCAATAAACTTGGTGGTCAGGCGATAGCTACCGGGTTGCTGGGCAGCAGCCACATAGCCGCATCCGGCAAGGCCCTGTAACAAACGGTGCACCGTACTTTTGTTCATACAGGCGAGCTCGGCAATCCGTGCCAGCGGGCACCCGTTTGGGTAATCACTCAAAATTTCTATCAATTGCAAACCGCGAAACAAACTTTGACTACCCAGCGGTTTCTCCGCTTTTCCCTCTTCATCCCTGCTCTGTTCATTTATCACGTCTGATTTTCCTCTCATCGCATCAGTCAGGACATCCAACTCTGACTGATGAAACATCATGAAACAGCGTTCTATTTGATGCAACAGGAGAAACCGGCCCGCAAGCGCAACAGGGTGGACATCAATCACGCATTATCAGTAGGTTTATCCGGTAAACCGGCGTGCAGAGAAGGGGTAGCATGGTGCAAATGAACATCCATCTGCGGGTAAGGAATACCAATACGGTGTTGATCCAACACCCGTTTGAAGTTTTCCAGCAGATCCCAATACACGGCCATCGCGTCACCGTTGGTTGTCCAAACTCTGACAATAAAATTCAGCGAAGACGCGCCCATTTCATTGAGCCGGATAGTGACATCTTTCTCATGCTGAATACGCTTATCCGCCGCCACAATATCGCCCAGCACTTTTTTTACCATATCGATATCAGCATCATAGGCTACGCTAACGACAATCTCAGTGCGTCGATCGGGCTCACGGGAACTGTTGATAATATTACCGGCGATAATTTTACCATTTGGCACTACAATAATTTTTCCATCCGCAGTACGAAGCGTGGTAGAAAAAATCTGAATCTGGATAACCGTCCCGCTAATTCCGCCGAGATCGACAAACTCCCCAATGCGAAATGGCCGAAACACCACCAGCAATACACCGGCAGCGAAGTTAGATAATGACCCTTGAAGCGCTAAACCGACGGCCAAACCCGCCGCACCCAGTACGGCAATAATCGATGCCGTCTGAACGCCAACCCGACTCAATGCGGCAATCAGAGTAAAGGCAATGACACCATAACGCACCAGCGCCGACAGAAAATCAGCGACGGTTGCATCAATGCCTCGCCCCGTCATCAGGCGGTTAAGCGTGTTGCCAACCACACGAGCAGCTACCATCCCAGCGAACAAAATCATTAATGACGCAATCATGTTGACCGCGTATTGCAGCAACACATGCTGGTTATCTACCAGCCAGGTGTGCAAACGGCCCATACTTTCAGTGACATTCAGCTCTTCCATTCATTCACTCCCGTTGGGTTGTTGGATACGCAGGAAAAATTAAGGCTCCCGCAGGAGCCTTAGTCAAATCATCAGGTCGATAATGATATCGGTCGATAGATTATAGTACGTCGATAGCGTTCAGTTCTTTAAACGCCTGTTCCAGACGGGCTACCATGCTGGCCTGACCGGCACGCAGCCAGACACGCGGGTCATAGTATTTTTTGTTCGGCTTGTCGTCACCTTCCGGGTTACCCAGTTGGCCTTGCAGATAGCCTTCATTTTTCTTGTAGTAATTCAGGATGCCTTCCCAGGTCGCCCACTGGGTGTCGGTATCAATGTTCATTTTTACCACACCGTAGCTCACCGCTTCGGCGATTTCTTCGGCAGAAGAGCCGGAGCCGCCGTGGAAAACGAAGTCCAGGCTGTTGTGCGGCAGATTGAATTTCTCTGACACATATTCCTGCGAGTTGCGCAGAATTTTCGGCGTCAGTTGCACGTTACCCGGCTTATAAACACCGTGGACGTTACCGAAAGAAGCCGCGATAGTGAAACGCGGGCTGATGGCGTTAAGTTTTTCATAGGCGTAAGCCACGTCTTCCGGCTGGGTATAGAGCGCGGAGTTATCCAGGTGGCTGTTGTCCACACCGTCTTCTTCGCCGCCGGTGCAACCCAGTTCAATTTCCAGCGTCATGTCCAGTTTGGCCATACGCGCCAGATATTGGCTGCAAATGTCGATGTTTTCTTCCAGTGACTCTTCAGACAGGTCAATCATATGAGAAGAGAACAGCGGTTTACCGGTCGCAGCAAAATGTTTCTCGCCAGCATCCAGCAGGCCGTCCAGCCACGGCAACAGTTTTTTCGCGCAGTGGTCAGTGTGCAGAATCACCGGTACACCGTAGTGTGCCGCCATCTGATGAACATGATGAGCACCGGAAATCGCACCCAGAATTGCCGCCTGCTGACCTTCAGCTTTCAGACCTTTACCGGCGGTAAATACCGCACCACCGTTAGAGAACTGAACAATAACCGGCGCGCGCACTTTGGCTGCGGCTTCTAAAACAGCGTTAATGGAATCCGTACCGACGCAGTTAACTGCGGGCAGCGCAAAGCGGTTTTCTTTGGCAACTGCGAAAACTTTCTGAACATCATCACCGGTGATGACACCAGGTTTTACGAAATCAAAGATTTTAGACATGTTACGTGTCCTGTTTCGTTGGCCGTGGAGGGTTAGAGATTTGTCTGTTACTTACAATCCATTAATACCATGACGATCATTGACAATGATGGTCACGGCGACAATGGTTGTTACAATCGCCACTGCAATCACAGTGACTATTATAACAACCACTTACCGTAGCGAGCACCGCAAGCGGGCATCGCACGAAGGTGAAAAGCGCGGGCATCTGTTACCTGACCGAGGGCCAGGTAACAGGACGCGGGCCACGTCACCCGCGTTCAGCCTCTACGCGCCTTACTGACGAGCGCGCTCTTCCAGCATCACGACCGCTGGCAGTTTTTTACCTTCCACGAACTCCAGGAAAGCGCCGCCGCCGGTAGAAATATAGGAGATCTTGTCGGCAATGCCGAACAGGTCGATGGCCGCCAGTGTGTCACCGCCACCGGCGATAGAGAACGCATCACTGTTGGCAATTGCGTTAGCGATGATTTCTGTGCCTTTGCGGAAGTTCGGGAATTCGAACACGCCAACCGGGCCGTTCCACAAAATGGTTTTCGCATTTTTCAGAATGTCAGCCAGACGCTCCGCAGAAACATCGCCCAGATCCAGAATCTGCTCATCGTCTTTAATTGCGGTCACAGATTTCAGGGTCGCCGGAGCCGTTTCAGAGAACTCAGTTGCGACACGCACGTCACTCGGTACTGGAATATCACAGGTTTCCAGCAGTTTTTTCGCTTCAGGGATCAGTTCGGCTTCATACAGAGATTTACCGACGTTATGGCCCTGTGCCGCAACGAAAGTGTTGGCGATGCCACCACCGACGATCAGCTGATCGGCGATTTTAGACAGCGAATCCAGCACCGTCAGTTTTGTGGATACTTTTGAACCACCGACGATGGCCACCATCGGGCGAGCCGGGTTGCCCAATGCTTTACCCAGCGCTTCCAGTTCATCGGACAGCAGCGGGCCAGCACAAGCGATCGGTGCAAATTTACCCACACCGTGAGTTGAGGCCTGCGCACGGTGGGCGGTTCCGAATGCATCCATCACAAACACGTCGCACAGTGCGGCGTATTTTTTAGACAGCACTTCGTCGTCTTTCTTCTCGCCTTTGTTAAAGCGCACGTTTTCCAGCACAACCAGTTCGCCTTCCGCGACCTCAACGCCGTCCAGATACTCTTTCGCCAGACGCACCGGAGAGGACAGATGCTCTTTCAGGTAGTTCACCACCGGCAGCAGCGAAAACTCTTCGTTGTACTCGCCTTCAGTCGGGCGACCCAGATGCGAGGTGACCATCACACGGGCACCCTGTTTCAGGGCGGTTTCAATGGTCGGCAGGGAAGCACGGATACGCGCGTCAGACGTCACTTTGCCATCTTTAACCGGCACGTTCAGATCCGCACGGATCAGCACACGTTTGCCAGCCAGATCCAAGTCGGTCATCTTAATTACAGCCATGGTGAACCCTCTTGTTGATTCTCTTTAAAGTTGCTTGAGTGAGGCGGCAGTTTCCCGCCGCCGACTATCAGAAACCGCAGGCTGCCATTGCCAGTGTTGTATCCAACATCCGGTTGGCAAAGCCCCATTCGTTATCGCACCAGACCAGCGTTTTGATCAGATGCCCGCCGCTAACACGGGTTTGTGTTCCATCCACAATCGCACTGTGCGGATCGTGATTAAAATCCACGGAAACCAGCGGCAAATCGGTATAGTCAACTATACCACGAAATGTATTCTGCGCTGACTGGCGAAAAAGCGTATTGATTTCACTTACGTTTACCGCATTTTTCACACTGACGCTCAAATCGATCGCCGTGACATTAATGGTAGGTACTCGCACCGAAATCGCTTCAAACCTGTCTTCAAATTTCGGAAAAAAGCGGGTGATCCCCACCGCCAGCTTAGTATCCACCGGAATGATCGACTGACTGGCGGCGCGTGTGCGCCTGAGATCATGATGATAAGCGTCGATCACCGGTTGATCGTTCATCGAAGCATGGATAGTGGTCACTGTACCGCTCTCGATGCCATACGCATCATCCAGCAGTTTGATAATCGGAATAATACAGTTAGTGGTGCAAGAGGCGTTCGACACCAGCCGGTGCACTGAAAGCAGGTCGCGATGGTTGACGCCATAAACAATAGTGGCATCGAGCTCTGGCGCACCTGGGTGGGAGAACAACACTTTCTTCGCCCCTGCCGCCAGATGGGCCTCGCCATCAGCGCGGCTACCATAGGCACCACTGCAATCCAGTACGATATCCACCCCGAGCTCACGCCACGGCAACCCATGAATATCAGGCTCATGCAACAGACGGATGGTGTCATCACCGACTAACAGACGGTCACACTCCTGACGCACATCCCACGAAAAACGGCCGTGACTGCTGTCATATTTAAGCAAATGGGCGATACCTTCAGCATTCGCCAGCTCATTGATTGCCACCACCGAAATCTCAGCCCGTCGCCCGGATTCATACAGTGCGCGCAGTACGCTGCGACCGATACGACCAAAACCGTTTATCGCAATACGGATCGTCATGAAATTCCCTGTGTAGTGATAAAGACACCGCGCATCATAGAATAATCAGTACGCCGCCAGGAATAAACCGCTTATTGCATGCTCTCTCGCATCAAGCTCATCACCACAAATACGGCATATAACATGCCGCCACACCAATGACTGAAACGCTTCAGCTAGCATAAACGAATTGCAGGGCAAAGGAAATATGGCGTCAGGGTGGATGCCAGAAGGGTGATCCGCGTCAAAAAATTACCGCACACTTTGTTGTTTTTTCTTAGGGGTCGCGGTTGTGCTGAACCGGCCGGTTTTGGCCGTCAACATCAAAAAAAAGGCCGGGAAATGTCCCGGCCTGACTGAGTGGTCAACACAAGTACGCTGGATTTATTTCAGCAGTGCTTTGGCTTTTGCCACCACGTTATCGGTGGTGAAACCGAAGACTTCAAACAGTTTTTCTGCGGGGGCAGATTCACCAAAACCTTCCATACCGACGATGGCACCATTCAGGCCAACGTATTTGTACCAGTAATCAGCGATACCGGCCTCAATAGCCACACGCGCGCTGACCGCAGCAGGCAACACCGCTTCGCGGTAAGCAGCATCCTGCTTATCGAACGCATCGGTAGACGGCATGGACACCACGCGAGCCTTGATGCCGTCAGCGGTCAATTGCTGCCAGGCAGCCACGGCCAGTTCTACTTCAGAACCGGTCGCAATCAAAATCACCTGAGGCTGGCCGCCGCTGTCTTTGAGCACATAAGCCCCTTTCGCCACATCGGCCAGTTGCCGGGCAGTACGCTCCTGCTGCGCCAGATTCTGACGAGACAGAATCAGCGCCGTCGGGCCATCTTTACGCTCAATAGCGTATTTCCAGGCCACCGCAGTTTCAACCTGATCGGCCGGACGCCAGGTGCTCATATTCGGCGTGACGCGCAGGCTTGCCAGTTGTTCTACCGGCTGATGGGTCGGGCCATCTTCACCCAGGCCAATCGAGTCATGGGTGTAGACATAGATACTGCGCACTTTCATCAGTGCCGCCATACGCACCGCATTACGGGCATATTCAACGAACATCAGGAACGTTGCGGTATACGGCACAAAACCACCGTGCAGCGAGATACCGTTCGCAATAGCGGTCATACCAAATTCACGCACACCGTAGTGAATGTAGTTACCGGCAGCATCTTCATTCAACGCTTTGGAGCCAGACCAAATCGTCAGGTTGCTCGGTGCCAGGTCAGCGGAGCCGCCCAGGAATTCAGGCAGCAGCTTGCCATAGGCTTCCAGCGCATTTTGCGAGGCTTTACGGCTGGCAATCTTCGCCGGGTTGGCCTGCAATTGTTCGATAATTCTGGCAGACTCGGCCTGCCAGTTAACCGGCAATTCACCGCTCACGCGACGGCTGAACTCAGCCGCCAGTTCCGGGTAAGCGCTGGCGTAAGCGTTGAACGCCTGCTGCCAGGCAGCTTCTTTGCTCTGACCGGCTTTGCGGGCATCCCAGGCGGCATAAATATCAGCCGGGATGTCAAACGGGCCGTATTGC
This sequence is a window from Dickeya aquatica. Protein-coding genes within it:
- the tkt gene encoding transketolase, with translation MSSRKELANAIRALSMDGVQKAKSGHPGAPMGMADIAEVLWRDHLNHNPANPNWANRDRFVLSNGHASMLIYSLLHLTGYDLPIEELKNFRQLHSRTPGHPEVGYTPGVETTTGPLGQGIANAVGMAIAERTLAAQFNRPGHDIVDHHTYVFLGDGCMMEGISHEVCSLAGTLKLGKLVAFYDDNGISIDGHIEGWFTDDTAARFESYGWHVVRGVDGHDADAIERAIEEAKRVSDKPSLLLCKTVIGFGSPNKAGTHDSHGAPLGDAEVAATREQLGWQYGPFDIPADIYAAWDARKAGQSKEAAWQQAFNAYASAYPELAAEFSRRVSGELPVNWQAESARIIEQLQANPAKIASRKASQNALEAYGKLLPEFLGGSADLAPSNLTIWSGSKALNEDAAGNYIHYGVREFGMTAIANGISLHGGFVPYTATFLMFVEYARNAVRMAALMKVRSIYVYTHDSIGLGEDGPTHQPVEQLASLRVTPNMSTWRPADQVETAVAWKYAIERKDGPTALILSRQNLAQQERTARQLADVAKGAYVLKDSGGQPQVILIATGSEVELAVAAWQQLTADGIKARVVSMPSTDAFDKQDAAYREAVLPAAVSARVAIEAGIADYWYKYVGLNGAIVGMEGFGESAPAEKLFEVFGFTTDNVVAKAKALLK